The following are encoded together in the Gilvimarinus sp. DA14 genome:
- a CDS encoding NarK family nitrate/nitrite MFS transporter produces the protein MSSEKLNLLDVTRANIRLLHLTWFAFFLTFVVWFSHAPLKPLIMEAFNMSNDQWKALLILNVALTIPSRIVVGILVDKFGPRIVYSLLLAAGGLMCLAFASAQSYEQLALFRFLLGFVGAGFVIGIRLVGEWFPARHVGLAEGVYGGWGNFGSAAAAFTLPTVALLFGGEDGWRYAIGVTGLMALAYSGFFYARARNTPKGSTYFKPKKSGGLEVTSKKDFYFYLAMNLPMYIILAVLAWKLSPAGVGLLSQGTTYLMYGILLLLCAYQFSQIYKVNKDMLHGAPVPEHDKYKFKQVAILDWAYFVTFGSELAVVSMLPAFFLETFEGMSLAAAGALGAAFAFMNLVARPGGGYISDKFGRRRSMSIFIIGLTIGYFTLSQVSGAWPVWMAVIAVMFCSFFVQAGEGAVFAMVPLVKRRLTGQVAGMAGAYGNVGAVTFLTIYSFVDAGTFFMVIGGCALVIFAIVQFLEEPQGHMHEVNEDGSIAQIELT, from the coding sequence TAAGGCTGCTACACCTAACCTGGTTCGCATTCTTTTTAACCTTTGTGGTCTGGTTTTCTCACGCGCCGTTAAAGCCGCTGATTATGGAAGCCTTTAACATGAGCAACGATCAGTGGAAAGCTCTGCTGATTCTTAACGTTGCCCTAACCATTCCCTCGCGCATTGTGGTGGGCATACTGGTGGACAAATTTGGTCCACGAATTGTGTACTCGCTGCTGTTGGCCGCAGGCGGTTTGATGTGTCTGGCTTTTGCCAGTGCGCAAAGCTACGAACAACTGGCGCTGTTCCGCTTCTTGCTCGGCTTTGTGGGTGCCGGCTTCGTTATTGGTATTCGCCTGGTGGGCGAGTGGTTCCCCGCCCGTCATGTCGGTTTGGCCGAAGGCGTTTACGGCGGCTGGGGTAACTTTGGTTCGGCCGCAGCGGCGTTTACCCTTCCCACCGTGGCACTGCTGTTTGGTGGTGAAGACGGCTGGCGCTACGCCATTGGTGTTACCGGCCTGATGGCACTGGCCTACTCTGGCTTTTTCTATGCCCGTGCTCGCAACACACCCAAAGGCTCCACCTACTTTAAGCCGAAAAAGTCCGGCGGCCTGGAAGTGACCAGCAAAAAAGATTTTTACTTTTACCTGGCCATGAACCTGCCCATGTACATTATTCTCGCGGTGCTGGCGTGGAAGCTCTCTCCCGCCGGCGTTGGCCTGTTGAGCCAGGGCACCACCTATCTAATGTACGGTATTTTGCTGCTGCTGTGTGCGTATCAGTTCAGCCAAATTTATAAAGTAAACAAAGACATGTTGCACGGTGCCCCGGTGCCCGAGCACGACAAATACAAATTTAAGCAAGTCGCCATCTTAGACTGGGCTTACTTTGTAACCTTTGGCTCTGAGCTGGCGGTGGTATCTATGCTGCCCGCGTTCTTTTTAGAAACCTTCGAGGGTATGAGCCTGGCCGCAGCTGGCGCTCTGGGTGCCGCTTTTGCCTTTATGAATTTGGTAGCGCGCCCCGGCGGCGGTTATATCAGCGATAAATTCGGCCGTCGCCGTTCTATGTCTATCTTTATTATTGGCCTCACCATCGGCTACTTTACCCTGTCGCAAGTCAGCGGTGCCTGGCCTGTGTGGATGGCGGTAATCGCGGTTATGTTCTGCTCGTTCTTCGTGCAGGCCGGTGAAGGCGCCGTGTTCGCCATGGTGCCATTGGTCAAGCGTCGCCTGACCGGGCAGGTTGCCGGTATGGCCGGTGCTTACGGCAACGTAGGTGCGGTAACTTTCTTAACCATCTACAGCTTTGTGGACGCCGGCACCTTCTTTATGGTGATTGGTGGCTGCGCGCTGGTTATCTTCGCGATTGTGCAATTTCTGGAAGAGCCCCAGGGCCATATGCACGAAGTGAACGAAGACGGCAGTATCGCGCAAATTGAGCTGACTTAA
- a CDS encoding bifunctional protein-serine/threonine kinase/phosphatase has translation MEHLQPSLKIAFAQLSEAGRKAENQDTVGARFPEGAAMATKGVAIAIADGVSSSSAARQASQTAVTAILTDYYATPDTWRTGQSASRVIHSINRYLWSQSQNNVRQEGYLTTLSLLVLKGDKLFTFHVGDSRIYRFRAGQLELLTRDHNQRIDKNTTYLSRALGADLSLEIDMESQEIERGDLYLLSTDGLHDFIDEKKLIQMLQSSDDLDALSKALYQTALDNGSEDNISVQLARVDDIGTPSESDAITVLSRLPFPPLLKPGNILDGLTVEKILHESERSQVYLVKTAEGTPLVMKTPSVNYEDDAAYIERFVRESWIGSRLANRHVVRVVEPPQTRTCLYYLTEYIAGPTLTRVIKERAPLPVSDAVELAEQLVMGIRALHRKDTLHQDLKPDNVVVGAQGVCLIDFGSCWVAGIEEMASPIVADKILGTLDYSAPEYRYGAPTGPRSDQFSLAVLMYEMLTGKHPFGEGYGKAMSLPQFQKLKYRSALQFNPLVPAWMDRALEKALSIQPGQRYEVLSEWLQDLKRPNPNWLTNRHKPIMERHPEKVWKVLAISGWAVAVGLLVFVVTR, from the coding sequence ATGGAACATTTACAGCCCTCCCTCAAAATCGCTTTTGCCCAATTGAGCGAGGCTGGCCGCAAGGCCGAAAATCAGGATACCGTTGGCGCCCGCTTTCCCGAAGGCGCCGCCATGGCCACTAAGGGTGTCGCCATTGCCATTGCCGATGGCGTCAGTTCCTCCAGCGCCGCTCGTCAGGCAAGCCAAACCGCCGTGACCGCCATTCTTACCGACTACTACGCCACGCCGGATACCTGGCGTACAGGGCAATCGGCCAGCCGCGTCATTCACTCCATTAACCGCTACCTGTGGAGCCAAAGTCAGAACAACGTGCGCCAGGAAGGCTACCTGACCACCCTGTCGCTGCTGGTGTTAAAAGGCGATAAGTTATTTACCTTTCACGTGGGCGACAGTCGCATTTACCGCTTTCGCGCCGGGCAACTTGAACTGCTCACCCGAGATCACAACCAGCGCATTGACAAAAATACCACCTATTTAAGCCGCGCCCTGGGGGCCGATTTATCCCTGGAAATTGATATGGAGTCGCAGGAAATTGAGCGCGGCGATCTTTATCTTTTAAGCACCGATGGCCTGCACGATTTTATTGACGAGAAAAAGCTAATACAGATGCTGCAAAGCAGCGATGATTTAGACGCGCTAAGCAAAGCTCTGTATCAAACCGCGCTGGATAACGGCAGCGAAGACAACATCAGTGTACAACTGGCACGGGTGGATGACATAGGCACGCCCAGCGAAAGCGATGCCATTACCGTGCTGTCGCGCTTGCCATTTCCACCGTTGTTAAAGCCCGGCAACATTCTCGACGGTTTAACAGTAGAAAAGATTCTGCACGAGTCAGAACGCAGCCAGGTGTACCTGGTAAAAACCGCCGAAGGCACACCGCTGGTAATGAAAACCCCCTCGGTCAATTACGAAGACGACGCCGCGTACATAGAACGCTTTGTACGCGAATCCTGGATCGGCTCGCGCCTAGCCAACCGGCATGTGGTACGCGTGGTAGAACCACCGCAAACCCGCACCTGCCTGTACTATTTAACCGAGTATATCGCCGGCCCCACCCTCACCCGGGTTATTAAAGAACGCGCGCCTTTACCGGTATCCGACGCGGTGGAGTTGGCCGAGCAGCTGGTGATGGGCATACGCGCCCTGCACCGCAAAGACACCTTGCATCAGGATTTAAAACCCGACAACGTAGTCGTTGGCGCGCAGGGCGTCTGCCTAATTGACTTCGGCTCATGTTGGGTGGCGGGCATTGAAGAAATGGCCTCCCCCATTGTCGCCGACAAAATACTCGGCACCCTGGACTACTCCGCCCCCGAATACCGCTACGGCGCCCCCACCGGCCCGCGCTCGGATCAATTCTCACTGGCGGTATTAATGTACGAAATGCTCACCGGCAAACACCCCTTCGGCGAAGGCTATGGCAAAGCCATGTCACTGCCACAATTTCAAAAACTTAAATACCGCTCAGCGCTACAATTCAACCCGCTAGTGCCCGCATGGATGGACCGCGCCCTGGAAAAAGCGCTGTCCATTCAGCCGGGGCAACGCTACGAAGTCTTGTCAGAATGGCTGCAGGATTTAAAACGCCCCAACCCAAACTGGCTAACCAATCGGCATAAACCGATTATGGAAAGACACCCGGAGAAAGTGTGGAAGGTGTTAGCGATTTCAGGGTGGGCCGTGGCGGTTGGGCTATTGGTGTTTGTTGTTACGCGATAG
- the serB gene encoding phosphoserine phosphatase SerB, which yields MKQILLINAVGADQPGVTSAIAQVLSRYQAAVLDIGQAVIHDSLTLGIMVGVDTEQVKEEHLLAELQSATVDLGIDIRFTPISHDSYHHWVEQQGKARYIVTLLAREVTAGQIADLTQVTVKHGLNIDNISRLSGRISLVGESEKSNACVEFSVRGEPADREALRRDFMELSTRHEADVAFQRDTVYRRNRRLVCFDMDSTLIEAEVIDELAKAAGVGEQVAEITELAMAGELDFNESFARRMALLKGLDESVLAEIAENLPVTEGAAKLISSLKKLGYKTAILSGGFQYFGEYLQKKLGIDYVYANTLDIVDGKVTGEVKGEVVNGERKAALLKMLAEREGITAEQTIAVGDGANDLPMLAAAGLGIAFRAKPLVKASAEQAISTLGLDAILYLLGFRERDQIL from the coding sequence GTGAAGCAAATACTCCTGATCAACGCCGTCGGCGCCGACCAACCCGGCGTCACCTCTGCCATCGCTCAAGTGCTCAGTCGCTATCAGGCCGCCGTGCTCGATATCGGCCAAGCCGTCATCCACGACAGCCTGACCCTAGGCATTATGGTGGGGGTGGATACCGAGCAAGTGAAAGAAGAACACTTACTGGCCGAGCTGCAAAGCGCTACCGTCGATTTAGGCATCGACATCCGCTTTACTCCCATCAGCCACGACAGTTACCACCATTGGGTTGAACAGCAGGGCAAGGCGCGCTACATCGTCACCCTGCTGGCTCGCGAAGTGACGGCCGGGCAAATTGCCGACCTGACCCAGGTCACGGTGAAGCACGGTTTGAACATCGACAATATCAGTCGCCTGTCGGGCCGTATTTCACTGGTGGGTGAGAGCGAAAAAAGCAACGCCTGCGTTGAATTTTCGGTGCGCGGCGAACCGGCCGACCGCGAAGCTTTGCGGCGCGACTTTATGGAGCTGTCCACCCGCCACGAAGCGGACGTTGCCTTTCAGCGCGACACCGTCTATCGCCGCAACCGCCGCTTGGTGTGCTTCGATATGGACTCCACCCTGATTGAAGCCGAAGTGATTGACGAGCTGGCCAAAGCGGCCGGCGTGGGCGAGCAGGTGGCCGAAATTACCGAACTGGCCATGGCCGGCGAGCTGGATTTTAACGAAAGTTTCGCCCGCCGTATGGCACTGTTAAAAGGTCTGGACGAAAGCGTGCTGGCCGAGATTGCCGAAAATTTGCCTGTTACCGAAGGCGCCGCCAAGCTGATCAGCAGCCTGAAAAAGCTCGGCTACAAAACCGCCATTCTCTCCGGCGGTTTTCAATACTTTGGCGAATACCTGCAAAAGAAACTCGGCATCGATTACGTCTACGCCAACACCCTTGATATTGTCGACGGCAAAGTCACCGGTGAGGTAAAAGGCGAAGTGGTTAACGGCGAGCGCAAAGCCGCGCTGTTAAAAATGCTCGCCGAGCGCGAAGGCATTACCGCCGAACAAACCATCGCTGTAGGCGACGGCGCCAACGACCTGCCCATGCTCGCCGCCGCAGGCCTGGGCATCGCGTTTCGCGCCAAGCCACTGGTCAAAGCCAGCGCCGAGCAGGCGATTTCGACGTTAGGATTAGATGCGATTTTGTATTTGCTGGGGTTTCGGGAGCGGGATCAGATTCTGTGA
- a CDS encoding lysophospholipid acyltransferase family protein encodes MLNIEQSVTDKFPGFATTKPIIRRPTLSLLRKLTHEQKINQFLRNNEGLRGIDFIDQIFDYFNFTYSAGARDRHNIPASGRVVIIANHPIGSLDGLALLRMVSEVRPDARIVANDMLMAFEPLHNVFLPLDNMTRGAYRKSYRAIVDALNSEQAVIVFPAGEVSRASPKGIRDGAWHAGFLHFARKTNSPILPMHIEAKNSLLFYSASMLYKPFGTALLAREMFKKQSAEIRIRVGEMIPCAELQTDKLADKALIKRLKKHIYKLRKKRSTQFVTERTIAHPEERGAIRAELAKAQLLGNTSDNNKIYLCDYESHPTVLREIGRLREHTFRLVGEGTGARRDLDKYDHHYRHLVLWDDVNLTLAGAYRIADCGRIMQQQGLEGLYTAELFHYTPDMFPYLEQGVELGRSFVNPKYWGKASLDYLWQGLGAYLQHNPQVRYVLGPVSMSDEYPKALRDLTVYFYERYYRTQKPLAQATHPHLLEPEAFAAINQEFAALDQDDAFRLLQKKFTEAGHKLPTLYKQYAALYEAGGYSLLAFSVDSDFGNCLDGLFMGDLTLMKANKKKRYLGVED; translated from the coding sequence ATGCTGAATATTGAACAGTCGGTCACCGATAAATTTCCGGGCTTTGCCACTACCAAACCCATTATCCGCCGTCCCACCCTAAGCCTGCTGCGCAAACTTACCCACGAGCAAAAAATCAATCAGTTTCTGCGCAACAACGAAGGCCTGCGGGGCATTGATTTTATCGATCAGATTTTCGATTACTTCAATTTCACCTACAGCGCGGGCGCGCGCGATCGCCATAACATTCCCGCCAGCGGCCGGGTGGTGATCATCGCCAACCACCCCATTGGCTCGCTGGATGGGTTGGCGCTGCTGCGTATGGTGAGCGAGGTGCGACCCGACGCGCGCATCGTCGCCAACGATATGCTGATGGCCTTTGAGCCACTGCACAATGTATTTCTACCGCTGGATAACATGACCCGGGGCGCCTACCGCAAAAGCTACCGCGCTATTGTCGATGCACTTAACAGCGAACAGGCGGTGATTGTATTCCCCGCCGGGGAAGTGTCCCGCGCCAGCCCCAAAGGTATTCGCGATGGCGCCTGGCACGCAGGCTTTTTGCACTTCGCGCGCAAAACCAATTCGCCGATTTTGCCCATGCACATCGAGGCGAAAAACTCGCTGCTGTTTTACTCAGCCTCCATGCTCTACAAGCCCTTTGGAACCGCGCTGTTAGCGCGGGAAATGTTCAAAAAGCAATCCGCCGAAATACGCATTCGCGTGGGCGAGATGATTCCCTGCGCTGAGCTGCAAACCGACAAGCTGGCCGACAAGGCCCTGATTAAACGGTTAAAAAAGCATATTTATAAATTGCGCAAAAAGCGCAGCACCCAGTTTGTTACTGAGCGCACCATCGCGCACCCGGAAGAGCGCGGCGCGATTCGCGCTGAATTAGCCAAAGCGCAACTTTTGGGCAACACCTCGGATAACAACAAAATTTATCTGTGTGATTATGAAAGCCACCCCACGGTACTGCGTGAAATTGGCCGCCTGCGTGAGCACACCTTTCGCCTGGTGGGCGAAGGCACCGGCGCCCGCCGCGACCTGGATAAATACGATCACCACTACCGCCACCTGGTCTTGTGGGACGATGTAAATCTGACCCTGGCAGGCGCCTATCGCATTGCCGATTGCGGCCGCATTATGCAGCAGCAAGGTCTGGAAGGTCTGTACACCGCCGAGCTGTTTCACTACACGCCAGACATGTTCCCCTACCTGGAGCAGGGCGTAGAGCTGGGCCGCAGCTTTGTAAACCCCAAATACTGGGGCAAGGCCAGCCTGGATTACTTATGGCAAGGCCTGGGCGCTTACCTGCAGCACAACCCGCAGGTACGCTATGTACTGGGCCCGGTAAGCATGAGCGATGAGTACCCCAAAGCGCTGCGCGACCTCACCGTTTATTTTTACGAGCGCTACTATCGCACCCAAAAACCGCTGGCCCAGGCAACCCACCCGCACTTACTGGAGCCCGAAGCCTTCGCTGCCATCAATCAGGAATTTGCCGCACTGGATCAAGACGATGCTTTCCGCCTGCTGCAAAAAAAGTTTACCGAGGCCGGACACAAGCTGCCGACACTTTATAAACAATACGCAGCTCTTTACGAAGCGGGCGGCTACAGCTTACTGGCGTTTAGCGTTGACTCGGATTTCGGCAACTGCCTGGACGGCTTATTTATGGGCGACTTAACGCTAATGAAAGCCAACAAAAAGAAACGGTACTTGGGCGTGGAAGATTGA
- a CDS encoding HdeD family acid-resistance protein, translated as MNIENLPLTQAIASNWWMLLLRGLFAIAFGLCAWFLPGVSLAVLIIMFGAFSLADGVVGIWMAFSGRQQNDHWWVLLLWAISSLLVGLCALFAPGVTAVVLLWLIAAWSIIVGVLQIAAAIRLRQELQGEWRLVLSGALGVLFGVALFAWPGAGILTLLWLIGAFAVLIGVLLVILAFKVRSFKVSA; from the coding sequence ATGAATATTGAAAATTTACCGCTTACCCAGGCCATTGCCAGCAATTGGTGGATGCTGTTGTTGCGCGGTTTATTCGCCATTGCCTTCGGCTTATGTGCGTGGTTTTTACCCGGCGTTTCCCTGGCGGTGCTGATTATCATGTTCGGCGCCTTTTCACTGGCCGATGGCGTGGTGGGCATTTGGATGGCTTTTTCCGGGCGCCAGCAAAACGATCACTGGTGGGTGTTGTTGCTCTGGGCTATCAGCAGTTTACTGGTGGGTTTGTGCGCACTTTTCGCCCCGGGGGTAACGGCGGTGGTGCTGCTATGGTTGATTGCGGCCTGGTCCATTATTGTTGGCGTGCTGCAAATTGCCGCGGCTATTCGCCTGCGTCAAGAGTTGCAGGGCGAATGGCGCTTGGTGCTTAGTGGCGCTCTGGGTGTTTTGTTTGGTGTTGCCCTATTTGCCTGGCCTGGCGCGGGCATTTTAACCCTGCTGTGGCTAATCGGCGCCTTTGCCGTATTGATTGGTGTGCTGCTGGTGATTCTGGCGTTTAAGGTTCGCAGCTTTAAGGTGTCAGCTTAA
- a CDS encoding TraB/GumN family protein, protein MQRIIHFGLLCVLAISCRVSADAMVWEVTRGDNTVYLAGTIHMLKASDYPLPAEYQRAFSEAQTVVFETDMAAVQSPEFAMQMTQLMMLPSGSSLQSELSSDVYAELRQFASARSLPLMQLQQFKPAFVALTYSILEMQKLGFTEGVDVRYSRLASEQGKTLAWLETPEEQLQFIVAMTELDANEFMRYSLEDLEQLPLIMDDMVNAFKSGNDKALFELGGAPMQEYSAELYNTIVRDRNRAWTAHIDQYLASPETELVMVGALHLAGPDSVVEMLRADGYKVERFK, encoded by the coding sequence ATGCAAAGGATCATTCACTTCGGCTTGTTGTGTGTATTGGCTATCAGTTGTCGCGTTAGCGCCGACGCCATGGTGTGGGAAGTGACCCGCGGCGACAACACAGTCTACCTGGCCGGCACCATTCATATGCTAAAAGCTTCAGATTACCCGCTGCCGGCCGAGTATCAGCGCGCTTTTTCTGAAGCGCAAACTGTGGTGTTTGAAACGGATATGGCTGCGGTGCAGTCGCCCGAATTTGCCATGCAAATGACGCAGTTGATGATGCTGCCCAGCGGCAGCAGCTTGCAGAGCGAATTAAGCTCTGATGTTTACGCCGAGCTGCGTCAGTTTGCCAGTGCACGCAGCTTGCCTTTGATGCAGCTACAGCAGTTTAAACCTGCCTTTGTTGCTCTGACCTATTCCATTTTAGAAATGCAAAAACTCGGCTTTACCGAAGGCGTCGATGTGCGCTATTCACGCCTGGCGAGCGAGCAGGGCAAAACACTCGCTTGGCTGGAAACCCCGGAAGAACAATTGCAGTTTATTGTCGCCATGACCGAGCTGGATGCCAACGAGTTTATGCGTTACAGCCTGGAAGATTTAGAGCAGTTGCCGCTGATTATGGACGATATGGTCAACGCCTTTAAAAGCGGTAACGATAAAGCCCTGTTTGAGTTGGGCGGCGCGCCCATGCAGGAATATTCGGCCGAGCTTTACAACACGATTGTCCGCGATCGCAATCGGGCCTGGACGGCGCATATCGATCAGTATTTAGCGAGCCCGGAGACTGAACTGGTTATGGTGGGCGCTCTGCATTTGGCAGGACCGGACAGCGTGGTGGAAATGCTGCGCGCGGATGGTTATAAAGTAGAAAGGTTTAAGTAA
- the dtd gene encoding D-aminoacyl-tRNA deacylase gives MRGLIQRVSSASVSVAGECVGQIDQGLLLLLGVERDDTRANADKLLKKLLAYRVFSDADGKMNLNVAQVNGGVLAVSQFTLAADTSKGLRPGFSSAASPELARELYDYFIDRLRDAHPKVATGQFAADMQVALVNDGPVTFLLSS, from the coding sequence ATGCGCGGCTTAATACAACGTGTCAGCAGCGCTTCGGTCAGCGTTGCCGGCGAATGCGTGGGGCAGATAGATCAGGGGTTGTTGCTGTTGCTCGGGGTAGAGCGAGATGATACCCGCGCTAACGCCGATAAATTACTTAAAAAATTACTCGCCTATCGCGTGTTTTCCGATGCCGATGGCAAAATGAACTTAAACGTCGCGCAGGTAAATGGCGGCGTGCTGGCGGTGTCGCAATTTACCCTGGCGGCAGATACCAGTAAGGGGCTGCGCCCCGGTTTTTCCTCCGCTGCCAGCCCTGAACTTGCCCGCGAACTTTACGATTACTTTATTGATCGACTGCGCGACGCCCACCCCAAGGTAGCCACCGGCCAGTTTGCCGCCGATATGCAGGTGGCGTTGGTCAATGATGGGCCGGTAACCTTTTTACTCTCGTCTTAA
- the pip gene encoding prolyl aminopeptidase, which yields MLMFYPEIKPFARHQIPVDAPHELYVDESGNPDGIPVLFVHGGPGAGCGKYDRRFFDPERYRIILFDQRGCGRSTPHAELEGNNTPALVKDIETIRTKLGIDQWVLFGGSWGSTLSLVYAETYPERVLGLILRGIFLCREKDLRWFYQEGASAIFPDYWQDFLAPIPADERHDLMRAYYKKLTGDNELQKMSAAKAWSLWEGRCATLRPNQDVVDAFSNPFKAQALARIEAHYFVHGAFLDDNQIVENAHRLAGIPGVIVHGRYDMVCPLDNAFALQKAWPEAELQIIRDAGHASREAGIVDALIRATDDLARKLSHDSDHLA from the coding sequence ATGTTGATGTTCTACCCCGAAATTAAACCTTTCGCCCGCCACCAAATTCCGGTGGATGCTCCTCACGAATTATATGTGGATGAATCCGGCAATCCCGACGGCATACCCGTGCTGTTTGTGCACGGCGGCCCAGGCGCTGGCTGTGGTAAATACGACCGGCGTTTCTTTGACCCGGAGCGCTATCGCATTATTTTGTTCGATCAGCGCGGCTGTGGGCGCTCCACCCCCCATGCCGAGCTTGAGGGTAACAATACCCCGGCGTTGGTAAAGGATATCGAAACCATCCGCACCAAGCTGGGAATTGATCAGTGGGTGTTGTTCGGCGGCTCCTGGGGCTCCACTCTCAGCTTGGTGTACGCCGAAACTTATCCCGAGCGAGTGCTGGGCCTGATTTTGCGCGGCATATTTCTGTGCCGTGAAAAAGACCTGCGTTGGTTTTATCAGGAAGGTGCCAGTGCGATCTTTCCCGACTACTGGCAGGACTTTTTGGCCCCTATTCCAGCCGACGAGCGCCACGATTTAATGCGCGCCTATTACAAAAAACTTACCGGCGATAACGAGCTGCAAAAAATGTCGGCCGCCAAGGCCTGGTCACTGTGGGAGGGGCGCTGTGCCACCTTGCGCCCCAACCAGGATGTGGTTGATGCGTTTTCCAACCCCTTCAAAGCACAGGCACTGGCCCGTATTGAAGCGCATTATTTTGTTCACGGCGCCTTTTTGGATGACAACCAAATTGTCGAAAACGCCCACCGCCTGGCGGGAATTCCCGGTGTGATTGTGCACGGGCGCTACGATATGGTGTGCCCGCTGGATAATGCCTTTGCGCTGCAAAAAGCCTGGCCCGAGGCCGAGCTGCAAATTATCCGCGACGCCGGTCACGCTTCACGCGAGGCGGGTATTGTCGATGCACTAATACGCGCCACCGACGATCTGGCGCGCAAGCTCAGCCACGATTCAGATCACCTGGCCTGA
- a CDS encoding endo-1,4-beta-xylanase, with product MKTNLKPITLLVLAAALTACGGGSGGGTTTPPASSSSSSSVESSSSSSSSSVESSSSSSSTSSSVSSDGPIAIEPDFDLYAITPSDFPVGVAVSAANENYSIFNHSDAAERQSVISRHFSQLTAGNIMKMSYLHPQEDTFTFGDADQLVGFAATNGMTVHGHALVWHSGYQVPDFMNNYDGDFAAMLSDHVTGVVEHFETEFPGVVTSWDVVNEAVDQGAGDGFRRSVFYNELPPASEGEIPEYLKVAFQAARDAAPDVDLYYNDYDNTANETRLNKTLQIAEALNEEGTIDGVGFQMHVYMTYPSLSHFENAFQQVVDLGLKVKITELDVAVVNPYGGGGAPALPEYDEQLADEQKQRFCEITQVYLDTVPANLRGGFTVWGLTDDESWLMNQFANAAGANYDDVWPLLFNANLSAKPALQGVADAFTGQGCN from the coding sequence ATGAAAACGAATTTAAAGCCCATAACTTTACTTGTCTTGGCGGCAGCCCTAACCGCCTGTGGAGGTGGCTCGGGTGGCGGCACTACGACTCCACCGGCCTCATCATCGAGCTCTTCATCGGTTGAGTCGTCATCTAGCTCTTCCAGCAGCTCGGTTGAGAGTAGTTCGTCCTCTTCAAGTACTAGTTCGTCGGTCAGCTCGGATGGACCGATTGCGATTGAGCCGGATTTTGATCTTTATGCCATTACTCCATCAGATTTTCCTGTGGGTGTGGCGGTATCTGCAGCCAACGAAAACTACAGTATTTTCAACCACAGTGACGCCGCCGAGCGCCAGAGTGTTATTAGCCGGCACTTCAGTCAGCTGACAGCCGGCAATATTATGAAAATGAGCTACCTGCACCCGCAGGAAGACACCTTTACCTTTGGCGATGCCGACCAGCTGGTAGGCTTTGCCGCAACGAATGGCATGACCGTACACGGCCACGCACTGGTATGGCACTCTGGCTATCAAGTGCCCGACTTTATGAACAACTATGACGGCGACTTTGCCGCCATGCTGAGCGACCATGTGACCGGCGTGGTAGAGCATTTCGAGACTGAGTTTCCAGGGGTGGTGACCAGCTGGGATGTGGTGAACGAAGCCGTAGACCAGGGGGCCGGTGACGGTTTCCGTCGTTCTGTGTTTTACAACGAGCTGCCACCAGCGTCCGAGGGCGAGATCCCCGAGTACCTCAAAGTTGCCTTTCAGGCCGCACGCGATGCCGCCCCGGATGTGGATTTGTACTACAACGACTACGACAACACAGCCAACGAGACTCGTTTAAACAAGACCTTGCAGATTGCCGAGGCCTTGAACGAAGAGGGCACCATCGACGGCGTGGGTTTCCAGATGCACGTGTATATGACTTACCCCTCGCTTAGCCACTTCGAGAACGCCTTCCAGCAAGTTGTGGATCTGGGGCTGAAGGTAAAAATCACCGAGTTAGATGTCGCCGTGGTAAACCCCTATGGCGGCGGTGGAGCTCCGGCTTTGCCCGAGTATGATGAGCAGCTGGCGGACGAGCAAAAGCAGCGTTTTTGTGAGATCACCCAGGTCTACTTAGATACTGTGCCCGCTAATCTGCGCGGCGGTTTTACCGTGTGGGGGCTTACCGATGATGAAAGTTGGCTGATGAACCAATTTGCCAACGCAGCCGGTGCGAATTACGACGACGTGTGGCCACTGCTGTTTAACGCCAATCTGTCTGCCAAGCCCGCTTTACAGGGCGTAGCCGATGCGTTTACCGGCCAGGGCTGTAACTAA